In the Sphingobacteriales bacterium genome, TGAAATTGATTCCTTCGTCATAAAGAATGAATACTTTATTACCGGCAACGACAAGATCTTCAAAAAAGAATACCTGTACATCCTGATCGGGTATAACTTCATATTTTCTTTTTTCAGCATAGTTTCTCCCGATACCATACAGAATTGAAAAGGCTATTGAAACCAGAAATGATACAAGAAATCTGCCTTCACGTACAAGCATGAGAAAGGGGGTACCGATTACCACAATCAATATCATTTGAATGATGATGTCTTGTTTACGTTCTGATTTTTCAAAAGTTTTGAATTTCTGCCATTCTGCTGAAGGGATTTTCCATTCATCCAATAGTCCCTGCAATGTGGTGTTCTGATGTATTTTATCCCTGTATTTCGACCATTTCAGGCTGTTTAATATGGTAAGATCCCTTTCACTTTGTGTCCTGATTTTTTTTCTCAGAGTTTTCATGGTCAGCAATACCGCTGTCAGCAGAAAGCCTGATATCACCAAAAAGATGATAAAAAAGGCTGCATCTTCCTGACCGAAACGTAAAAGGCCAAAAACAGCAAAAGCCACAATGGAAATGACTGTTGCCAAAAGAAAATACAGCAAAAAGAGAGAGGTTTTGGGCTTCAACCTTTTAAAAACTTAATTTTCTTAACATTGTAAAGATAAAACTATTCTAAATTTGCTTAAAATTTTTGACTATGAAATCAGCTTTACAATTTACTTTACTAATAGTTTTAGTTGTGTTTTATTTTCAGGCAGACTGCCAGAGTTTGAATTCTCCTGAAAGCGTAGTTTTTGATGCCCCACGCAACAGATACCTGATATCGAATGCCGGAAACGGGACCATACTTGCTTATAATTACAGTACTTACAGTACTTTTGCCAGTGGCCTTTCCTCTCCGAAAGGTATGGTTGTCATTGGCAATTATCTGTATGTGACAGATGTTACCCGTGTAATGGGTTTTAACCTCGTCAATGGTGCTACGGTGATGAACCTGAACATTAACGGAGCTTCTTTTTTAAATGATATTACTACTGATAACAGTCAGTACCTGTATGTCAGCGACATGAACAATAACAATATTATCCGTGTCAATTATAAAAACTATACTTATACTACATTTGCAAGCAGCGGGCTGAACAAACCGAATGGATTACTGTATGATGTTAAAAACAGCCGGCTGATTGTTTGTTCCTATATCAATAATGCCCCTATTCAGAGTGTCAGCCTGTCGAATGGTACGGTTTCGACTATTGTTACTACCTCTTTATCAAATCTTGACGGACTAACGGTTGACGACAGCGGTTATATTTATGTTTCAGCATGGGGAACCAATGCCGTTTACCGTTTCAGTTCTGATTTTACAACCGGACCTGTACTTTATGCCTCCGGATTCAACGGCCCTGCTGACATTTTCTACAATCCCGAGGCAAAAGTTCTTGCCATTCCCGGTATGAACAACAATCAGCTGCATTTTAAGGATATGCTTTATGCCGTCATTAATCCACAGGGGAAAACGGACATTTGCCCAGGAGCTGATGTGTTGCTGAAAACGGCTACTGGCTCTGCGCTTTCCTATGTCTGGAAACTGAATGGGAACGTGGTAGGAACGGTTTCTTCCTACCTGGCCTATCAGCAGGGAAGTTACACGGTAACCATTACCAATCACCTGGGGACCAAAACTTCATCTCCTGTACAGGTTAATTTATACCAGAAACCTCCTGCACCCACCATTCAGATTTATGGCAATGTTTCATTCTGTCTGGGTGACAGTGTTGTACTGGAAGGCCCATCAGGTTATAATTATTTTTGGTCGGATTCGCAAACTACTCAAAAGATAATTGTCAGACAGTCTGGTTCTTATAAGCTAATGGTAATTGATACCAATCAATGCAAAAGCGACTATTCTGCTGAAGTTAAAACTACCCGGCATCCGGCTATCGTCAAGCCGGTCATCAGTTATACCAAAACGGAAATTTGCAGGGGAGACAGTATTATTTTAGAAGGCCCTTCGGGTTATTCCTATATCTGGTCAAATGGAAAAACCACACAGCAGATTATTGTCAAAGACAAGCTGACAGTTTCGCTGATAATTTACGATAACAGTTATTGCCAGAGTTATCCTTCTGATTCTGTTGAGATTATAGTTTATGAGAATCCTCCCAAACCCAAATTAATAGTTTCAGGTAAAACAGAATTCTGCAATGGCGACAGTGTTCTGATTACAGCACCATCGGGTTATAAAAGTTATCTCTGGAACAACAACAGCATCAAGGAATCGCAGTTAGCTTTGGTGAGTGATACCTTTTTTGTCAGGGTAACTGATTCGAATGCCTGTGTCAGCCCAAATTCTGACACAATTATCGTGCTTGTTCATGGCTTACCTTCAAAGCCGGTGATTTCATGGACGAATCAACTCACTTTTTGTAATGGCGACAGCATTGAACTTGCTGCCCCTCCGGGTTATGTCAAATACTTCTGGAACAATCAGGAAGGCAATGAAAAAATAACGGTGAAAGAAACCGACAGCTTTACCCTTTATGTCATTGACAGCAATAACTGCGTTAGCCCTGTTTCGGAAAAGGTCTATACGCTCAGACGTGAAAATCCGGTTAAGCCTCAGATAGTATTTGTTTACGGAAGTAAAATGTTCTGTGAAGGCGATAGTGCTGTTTTATCCACCCACCTGAATTACGTATCTTATTTATGGTCAACAGGGTGGGATAAAAAACAACTGACTGTTAATCAGACGGATACATTATCCGTGAAAGTCTGGGATCAATATGGTTGCTACAATGTTTCTGATGATGTGTTTATCAGTGTCCTGAAAATTCCGGCAAAACCTCAGGTACTTAAGTACAATAAAGACAGTCTTTTCTGTTCGGTTGAAGGAAGCTCCTACAAATGGATTTATAATGGCATGTCTCTCGCATTTACGGGAAGGGTCATTCCGATTTTAGGCGATGGAGCTTACCGTGTCATTGTCTTCAATGAAATTTGCGCTTCTGATACTTCTGAAGTGTATAATTATGTTGCAGGAAGCTTGCAGGAAGATTTGAAGAATCAGCTAATGGTATTCCCAAATCCAGCCATCTCAGTTATCAATATTGAACTGAAAGGCTGGGAAAAAATTTATGCTTACCGTTTGATGGACATTTCAGGAAAAGTAATGTTGGCAAACATATCGGACAAAGCAGCTAATAAATTGATTCTGAATGTTTCTGATTTTCCAAAAGGGATTTATTTTATTGAAATACAGTCGGATAAGAAAAGATTGACCCGAATGTTTATGGTTGATTAAATGAATTTATCCCTGTATTTGGATTTAATTTCATTCACAAGGTTGCGGATGTCCTGTTCCTGATTCCGGTCTGCCACCAGAATAATGTTGTCAGATTCAACAATAATTAAATCACTGACATTGTTGACTGCAAGCAGTTTATCATCTGAAATTTTTATGATGCAATTGGATGCATTACGGGTAAATACATATTTACCTTTTACATGGTTGTTGTTACCGTCTTTTTTAACATATTCAAACAGGGAGTTCCATGTACCGATATCCGACCAGCCGAAGTTCCCGGGCAAAACATATACATTTGATGCTTTTTCCATGATGCCGTAGTCTATCGATACTGAAGTACATTTTGAATAAGCCTTGGCAATTTCTTCTTCTTCCTTTTCGGAAAAATAAATGTCTTTCCCCAAGGAAAAGCATTCATCAACC is a window encoding:
- a CDS encoding T9SS type A sorting domain-containing protein, with the translated sequence MKSALQFTLLIVLVVFYFQADCQSLNSPESVVFDAPRNRYLISNAGNGTILAYNYSTYSTFASGLSSPKGMVVIGNYLYVTDVTRVMGFNLVNGATVMNLNINGASFLNDITTDNSQYLYVSDMNNNNIIRVNYKNYTYTTFASSGLNKPNGLLYDVKNSRLIVCSYINNAPIQSVSLSNGTVSTIVTTSLSNLDGLTVDDSGYIYVSAWGTNAVYRFSSDFTTGPVLYASGFNGPADIFYNPEAKVLAIPGMNNNQLHFKDMLYAVINPQGKTDICPGADVLLKTATGSALSYVWKLNGNVVGTVSSYLAYQQGSYTVTITNHLGTKTSSPVQVNLYQKPPAPTIQIYGNVSFCLGDSVVLEGPSGYNYFWSDSQTTQKIIVRQSGSYKLMVIDTNQCKSDYSAEVKTTRHPAIVKPVISYTKTEICRGDSIILEGPSGYSYIWSNGKTTQQIIVKDKLTVSLIIYDNSYCQSYPSDSVEIIVYENPPKPKLIVSGKTEFCNGDSVLITAPSGYKSYLWNNNSIKESQLALVSDTFFVRVTDSNACVSPNSDTIIVLVHGLPSKPVISWTNQLTFCNGDSIELAAPPGYVKYFWNNQEGNEKITVKETDSFTLYVIDSNNCVSPVSEKVYTLRRENPVKPQIVFVYGSKMFCEGDSAVLSTHLNYVSYLWSTGWDKKQLTVNQTDTLSVKVWDQYGCYNVSDDVFISVLKIPAKPQVLKYNKDSLFCSVEGSSYKWIYNGMSLAFTGRVIPILGDGAYRVIVFNEICASDTSEVYNYVAGSLQEDLKNQLMVFPNPAISVINIELKGWEKIYAYRLMDISGKVMLANISDKAANKLILNVSDFPKGIYFIEIQSDKKRLTRMFMVD